The proteins below are encoded in one region of Stigmatopora argus isolate UIUO_Sarg chromosome 2, RoL_Sarg_1.0, whole genome shotgun sequence:
- the aktip gene encoding AKT-interacting protein — translation MNLGNFWSMSANTNRKRPDSEDQGDLKSSPSRLSFTKKQLPAIPKNAVAATKPASIGSPALSANGPHAPYGPFYLEYSLLAEFTLVIKQKLPGIYVQPSYKSALMWFGVIFIRHGLYQDGVFKFTVYIPDNYPDGDCPKLVFDMPVFHPLVDPVSGELDVKRAFTKWRRNHNHIWQVLMYARTIFYKINTSEPLNPEAAVLYEKDVQLFKSKVVDSVKLCNSRLFDQPKIDDPYAISFSPWNPAVHEEAKERMFTYKRRPEEPHKGTQSSGLSWVKPGSTQPFSKDDSPPGS, via the exons ATGAACCTCGGCAACTTCTGGAGCATGTCTGCCAATACAAATCGAAAG AGGCCTGATAGCGAGGACCAGGGCGACCTAAAAAGTAGCCCGTCCCGGCTATCCTTCACCAAGAAGCAGCTCCCGGCCATTCCCAAGAACGCGGTTGCGGCTACCAAGCCCGCATCGATTGGTAGCCCCGCCCTTTCCGCAAATGGCCCGCACGCACCGTACGGTCCTTTTTACTTGGAATACTCCCTTCTGGCTGAGTT CACGCTTGTGATTAAGCAAAAACTCCCTGGAATTTACGTGCAGCCATCTTACAAGTCGGCCCTTA TGTGGTTTGGCGTCATATTTATCAGACATGGTTTGTACCAAGATGGAGTGTTCAAGTTCACTGTGTATATCCCGGATAACTATCCAGATGGCGATTGTCCA AAATTAGTGTTTGACATGCCAGTCTTCCATCCGCTTGTCGACCCAGTGTCTGGCGAGCTTGACGTCAAAAGAGCTTTCACCAAATGGAG gcggAATCACAACCACATCTGGCAAGTCCTGATGTATGCACGTACCATTTTCTACAAGATTAACACCTCAGAACCTCTCAATCCAGAAGCTGCTGTACT GTATGAGAAGGATGTGCAGTTGTTCAAAAGCAAAGTAGTTGACAGCGTAAAACTATGCAACAGTCGTCTGTTTGACCAGCCCAAGATAGACGATCCCTACGCAATAAG CTTTTCTCCATGGAACCCAGCTGTTCACGAGGAAGCGAAAGAGCGAATGTTCACGTACAAA AGACGACCCGAGGAGCCGCACAAGGGAACGCAGAGCTCGGGCCTGTCCTGGGTCAAACCCGGCTCCACGCAGCCCTTCAGTAAAGACGACAGCCCTCCCGGGAGTTGA